The nucleotide sequence ATCGGAATCACTGaggtttcctttaattttttcctattcTCCTCAGAAGAAACACTTCGACTTTTCTTCGCCCATTTTACCACTTTTTCCCCTGCAATCAGTTGCAGCGAATTGATGCTAACTTCTTGACAATCCTCAGAGATCGACTTGTCTGTGTTTCGCGTTGTCTCGTCAACGGAACTCTCTCCAGTGTTGAACGTGTGTGCTTGTGGAAGACTAAAAGCTTCATAAAAgtttaatgttttgtttcccttgATTTCTACGCTTCTATTCTTGTCATAACTTTGTTCTTTCCTCGCTTTAAAACTAGGAGGTAGACTTCCTTGTCTTTTTTTAGTATCGCTTTCCGTCTCAGTATCtccataaatttttgtttcatcacCGACACAGTGGGTTTTTACGCCTGTCTCAGAATCCATCAATGCCGCAccttttttacttaaaattttcattctttctctTTCGGATTTCAGTAAAACAGCAGTCCATCGTTTTCTGCTATCCACAAATACCTCTTGCTCATTTTTAGCATAAAACCAAGCCTCTCCCCATCGCCGACACTCGATCTTCGCAGCAGACTTGCAGGACTTGTGAAATTGCTGTACATCTCCTTCCTCGATAAAAGGAAACCTGTTGAACAATGAGTATTTTTTTGATACCTTTCCCGTCGCGCTGTAACTCACAGAATgttcttttcttgcttttctGGCAGATCGCGATTTCTTCTCAACGGCAGGATCAAATGCAAGGGACGCCGACCCACCAAATGCTTTTCGGTCCATTGGTAGTTGAGTATTAACTTCTATTGGCGATCCGTTCGCCGGATGCCCTTTTTCGTACAAGGACGATATTGAATTCCTCAGTCGGAGTTGTTTTTCGCGCTCAAATCGATATTGGTCTCTCTGTAAGTTGTCAAGTTCCCTGAGAACTCTTTTCTCTTCCTCGGCATAATAGACAGACCTTCGAACTCGTCTTCTTTCCAAG is from Pocillopora verrucosa isolate sample1 chromosome 7, ASM3666991v2, whole genome shotgun sequence and encodes:
- the LOC131796633 gene encoding uncharacterized protein, which encodes MSFDLPQFQQTFGEQVREMREPSEWMDLKSRVEEEKFRKLSADLERRRVRRSVYYAEEEKRVLRELDNLQRDQYRFEREKQLRLRNSISSLYEKGHPANGSPIEVNTQLPMDRKAFGGSASLAFDPAVEKKSRSARKARKEHSVSYSATGKVSKKYSLFNRFPFIEEGDVQQFHKSCKSAAKIECRRWGEAWFYAKNEQEVFVDSRKRWTAVLLKSERERMKILSKKGAALMDSETGVKTHCVGDETKIYGDTETESDTKKRQGSLPPSFKARKEQSYDKNRSVEIKGNKTLNFYEAFSLPQAHTFNTGESSVDETTRNTDKSISEDCQEVSINSLQLIAGEKVVKWAKKSRSVSSEENRKKLKETSVIPMPAIHELVLEGKNSTSGESSKTLPRRKRTFCFLPKVTRET